A genome region from Arachidicoccus soli includes the following:
- the purN gene encoding phosphoribosylglycinamide formyltransferase: MNKTFNIAIFASGAGSNALKIIQHFQNLPAINVSLIVGNKAEAGVFKIARQNNIPTILIERRAFFDSDEYVLFLKEKEIDLIVLAGFLWKVPVNLIAAFPNRIINIHPALLPKFGGKGMYGNFVHQAVIEAKEKTSGITIHLVDEQYDHGKQLFQTQCAVSEEDTAESLAQKIHLLEHQFLPGIVEAYSQSLMSKQNI; the protein is encoded by the coding sequence ATGAACAAAACATTCAATATTGCCATATTTGCATCAGGAGCAGGCTCTAATGCATTAAAGATTATTCAACATTTTCAAAACTTGCCAGCTATTAATGTTAGTCTTATTGTAGGTAATAAAGCCGAGGCAGGTGTATTTAAAATTGCCCGACAAAACAATATACCAACCATTCTTATTGAGCGAAGAGCATTCTTTGATTCTGATGAATATGTTCTTTTTTTAAAAGAAAAAGAAATTGATTTAATTGTCTTAGCAGGTTTTTTATGGAAGGTTCCCGTTAATTTAATCGCAGCATTCCCAAATAGAATTATCAATATTCACCCAGCGTTACTACCCAAATTTGGCGGCAAAGGCATGTATGGAAATTTTGTGCACCAAGCTGTAATTGAAGCAAAAGAAAAAACTTCCGGTATTACAATTCATTTAGTTGATGAACAATATGACCATGGCAAACAGCTTTTTCAAACACAATGTGCTGTATCTGAAGAAGATACTGCTGAATCCTTAGCACAAAAAATACATTTGCTGGAACATCAATTTTTACCAGGAATCGTAGAAGCGTATAGTCAAAGCCTGATGAGTAAGCAAAATATATAG
- a CDS encoding c-type cytochrome — protein MIHLRKLTAKFGFFVSFLFLLSFASPAHAQDGKALFQANCASCHQIHKDATGPALAGVEDRWPSRDKIHQWVHNSSAVLASGDKYTNALFQKFGKTPMTHFPQLSDKDIDGILDYIKKEQANVPAPTAATATADAGQSSSDNTLLYAVLTGVLLIVAFILLQVNNSLKRLSNKQEGHPVIAPIPFYRNKKIIAFVSVVVFIFIGWWLSSGAIGLGRTQNYEPKQPIFYSHRVHAGINQISCLYCHTNAQYSRHATIPSVNVCMNCHMAITEYTGPKLYTAEGDEVDGTAEIKKLYKYAGYTPGPGATFDPSKAKPIEWIRIHKLPDHVYFNHSQHVMVGKVQCQTCHGDITKMDEVKQFAPLSMGWCINCHRTTDVQFKDNGFYSIYTKYQEELKNGTIDSAKGITVEMIGGTECQKCHY, from the coding sequence ATGATCCACTTAAGAAAGTTAACCGCAAAGTTTGGTTTTTTTGTAAGTTTTTTATTTTTATTGTCTTTTGCCAGTCCTGCGCACGCGCAAGATGGGAAGGCGTTGTTTCAAGCTAATTGTGCCAGCTGTCACCAAATCCATAAGGACGCAACAGGTCCGGCATTGGCAGGCGTCGAAGATAGATGGCCTAGCCGTGACAAAATCCACCAATGGGTGCATAATAGTTCTGCTGTACTTGCTTCCGGTGATAAATACACGAATGCTCTCTTCCAGAAATTTGGTAAAACGCCGATGACGCATTTTCCACAATTGTCTGACAAGGACATTGACGGAATCCTGGATTATATTAAGAAAGAACAAGCAAACGTACCGGCTCCAACAGCCGCAACCGCTACTGCAGATGCAGGGCAATCCTCGAGCGATAATACATTACTTTATGCTGTACTTACAGGTGTATTGTTAATTGTTGCATTTATTTTGCTCCAAGTAAATAACAGTTTAAAAAGACTATCTAATAAGCAGGAAGGCCATCCTGTAATTGCGCCTATTCCTTTTTATAGAAATAAGAAAATAATAGCGTTTGTCTCAGTCGTAGTATTTATATTTATTGGCTGGTGGCTGTCTAGCGGTGCAATAGGCTTAGGACGTACGCAAAACTACGAACCAAAACAGCCTATATTTTACTCGCACAGAGTTCATGCCGGCATTAACCAGATTAGTTGCTTATATTGCCATACAAATGCACAATATAGCCGTCACGCAACGATACCATCTGTAAATGTATGTATGAACTGTCACATGGCTATTACAGAATATACCGGTCCAAAACTTTATACTGCAGAAGGTGATGAAGTGGATGGTACAGCAGAAATAAAGAAATTATATAAATATGCCGGATATACTCCGGGTCCTGGTGCAACTTTTGATCCTTCAAAGGCAAAACCAATTGAATGGATCAGAATTCACAAATTACCTGACCATGTTTATTTCAACCACTCTCAACACGTAATGGTAGGAAAGGTACAATGTCAAACCTGCCACGGTGATATTACAAAGATGGATGAAGTAAAACAATTTGCACCTTTAAGTATGGGCTGGTGTATCAATTGCCACCGTACTACAGATGTGCAATTTAAAGACAACGGCTTCTACAGTATTTATACAAAATACCAAGAAGAGTTGAAAAATGGTACAATTGATTCTGCAAAAGGAATCACTGTTGAAATGATTGGCGGTACAGAGTGTCAAAAATGCCACTATTAA
- a CDS encoding MBL fold metallo-hydrolase, giving the protein MHIEQLYTGCLSEAAYYIESNGEAAIIDPMRDIASYLDLARKRNAKIKYVFETHFHADFVSGHLDLSKATGAPIIYGPKTKASFAIQIAKDGEQFPLGDCIFEVLHTPGHTIESSCYLLKDEAGKDYAIFTGDTLFVGDVGRPDLAQKGDMVTTEDLAGMLYNSLQNKILPLADNILVYPAHGAGSSCGKNIGASNQSTIGEQKQTNYALQPQSKEEFIKVVIEGLPEPPQYFPVNAAINKNGYDELDEILQRALQPLSAIEVEEKIQEDDIWVIDTRNKEIFVQEFIPGSVFIGLDGRFAEWAGSLIPFDKKLIIVAEPGMEREAMIRLARVGFDKMIGYLDGGFDTWKNTGLKTDMIIDVEVDELAMDIPFDENLLVIDVRKEIEFADGHVKDAINIPLSSLTDPASMSPIEDTDNIYLHCQSGYRSVIAASMIKKQGIHNLRNVVGGWKAISQEKRIKTEKSPAILN; this is encoded by the coding sequence ATGCATATAGAACAATTATATACCGGGTGTTTGAGCGAGGCTGCTTATTACATAGAAAGTAATGGAGAAGCTGCAATTATAGACCCCATGCGCGATATAGCGTCCTATTTAGATCTCGCTAGAAAAAGAAACGCTAAGATTAAATATGTCTTTGAAACACATTTTCATGCCGATTTTGTAAGCGGTCATCTAGATTTAAGCAAAGCAACTGGCGCTCCTATTATTTATGGACCAAAAACAAAAGCAAGTTTTGCTATTCAAATAGCAAAAGATGGGGAACAGTTTCCTTTAGGAGATTGTATTTTTGAAGTGTTGCACACACCGGGTCACACAATAGAAAGTTCTTGCTACTTATTAAAGGATGAAGCCGGTAAAGATTACGCAATCTTTACCGGGGATACTTTATTTGTAGGCGATGTAGGTCGCCCCGATTTAGCACAAAAAGGAGACATGGTTACGACGGAAGATTTGGCGGGAATGCTTTATAATAGCCTCCAAAACAAAATCTTACCCTTAGCAGATAATATACTTGTCTACCCCGCACATGGTGCAGGTAGCAGCTGCGGAAAAAACATAGGCGCCTCTAACCAAAGTACAATTGGAGAACAGAAGCAAACCAATTATGCATTGCAACCACAAAGTAAAGAAGAATTCATCAAAGTTGTTATAGAAGGGCTTCCCGAACCCCCGCAATATTTTCCTGTCAACGCAGCCATCAACAAGAATGGTTATGATGAATTGGATGAAATATTACAGCGAGCGCTTCAACCGTTGTCTGCAATAGAAGTAGAAGAAAAAATACAGGAAGACGATATTTGGGTAATAGATACACGCAATAAAGAAATATTCGTACAAGAGTTTATTCCCGGATCAGTATTTATTGGGCTTGATGGCCGATTTGCTGAATGGGCAGGAAGCCTAATTCCATTTGACAAAAAATTAATCATCGTGGCTGAACCCGGAATGGAACGCGAGGCGATGATACGTTTAGCGCGCGTAGGCTTTGACAAAATGATTGGTTATTTGGATGGCGGATTTGATACCTGGAAAAATACCGGTTTAAAAACAGACATGATTATTGACGTAGAAGTTGATGAGTTGGCGATGGACATTCCTTTCGATGAAAACCTCTTAGTAATAGATGTCCGCAAAGAAATTGAATTTGCAGATGGACATGTAAAAGATGCTATCAATATTCCATTGTCTTCTTTGACTGATCCTGCAAGTATGTCACCCATTGAAGATACAGATAATATTTACCTTCATTGTCAAAGCGGCTATCGCAGTGTGATTGCAGCTTCCATGATAAAGAAACAAGGCATACACAATTTACGCAATGTGGTTGGTGGCTGGAAAGCTATTTCTCAAGAAAAGAGAATAAAAACAGAGAAATCCCCGGCTATTCTCAATTAA
- a CDS encoding ArsR/SmtB family transcription factor: MSNAAQNIVIKTPESNDEITVDFLRMKKAALILRAINHKLRLQIIKLIQEQQKITVTEIYVKLRLEQSVVSQHLAILRRAALVSTQRDGKFIYYTINHTRMKELVTFVDELLK, encoded by the coding sequence ATGAGCAACGCAGCCCAAAATATCGTAATTAAGACTCCGGAAAGTAATGATGAAATTACAGTTGACTTCTTGAGAATGAAGAAAGCCGCGTTAATATTACGTGCAATTAATCATAAACTACGTTTACAAATTATAAAGCTTATTCAAGAGCAGCAGAAAATCACAGTAACTGAAATCTACGTGAAACTTCGTTTAGAACAATCAGTCGTTTCACAACACTTAGCAATTCTAAGAAGAGCCGCCTTAGTAAGTACACAGCGCGATGGTAAATTTATTTATTATACCATCAATCATACAAGGATGAAAGAATTGGTAACCTTTGTGGATGAATTACTAAAATAA
- a CDS encoding ArnT family glycosyltransferase: protein MNQSLRENVDFNFEAFLNKNFKILLGIAILLNATALFTGVFVGDSALYADVSKYIVQKNDWLNLYAYGSDWLDKPHFPFWVAALSFKVFGVNAFAYKLTAIVFWLIGMLYTFKLSNLIYNKTVAQITVLIYAIALHGVIANFDVRAEPYLTALIIGALYYIYKLTDGNNWKYYCLAALFIGCALMTKGLFVLISIGGGLVIYWIIAKDWKQFINPKWYLLLLLSFIVILPELYALYTQFDLHPEKLVFGRHNVSGLRFFFWDSQFGRFFNTGPIKGSGDKTFFLHTTLWAFLPWSVLFVFSLFRRNKIANPKRWIIAGSALLTFILFSLSKFQLPHYIIILFPHFSMFTAAYFYSLKDKKSFKSFAITQQVIFYIAIAMVILLAYITGLDTAFVISLALAAFIISLFLFRRKQNGEKIFFYSYAFAIVLYLFMNLCFYPFLLNYQGGSSAAKYTNEIQSTIKLGMSGYSVSATTFRFNSDKPVTYLADINQVNRFLQVPHSAVFIEQSNLDSLKMMNKNVEVLQEFDDFHVTQLTLKFLQQSTRKSAVGKTYLVVLKK from the coding sequence ATGAATCAATCTTTGCGAGAAAATGTGGATTTTAATTTTGAAGCTTTTTTAAATAAAAATTTCAAAATACTATTGGGGATCGCTATTTTACTAAATGCTACTGCATTGTTTACAGGTGTATTTGTAGGAGATAGTGCTTTATATGCAGATGTATCGAAATATATTGTGCAAAAAAACGACTGGCTAAATTTGTATGCTTATGGCAGTGATTGGTTAGATAAACCGCATTTCCCTTTTTGGGTGGCTGCTTTAAGTTTTAAGGTGTTTGGTGTAAATGCATTTGCCTATAAACTTACGGCAATTGTTTTTTGGTTGATTGGAATGTTGTACACTTTCAAATTGTCTAATTTGATTTATAATAAAACGGTGGCGCAAATTACGGTGCTTATTTATGCCATTGCTTTACATGGCGTGATAGCCAATTTTGATGTGCGAGCCGAACCCTATTTAACGGCTTTAATTATTGGTGCATTATATTATATTTACAAACTTACAGATGGCAATAATTGGAAATATTATTGTTTGGCAGCGCTCTTTATCGGTTGCGCTTTAATGACAAAAGGCCTGTTTGTGTTGATCTCTATTGGTGGCGGGTTGGTTATTTATTGGATAATTGCAAAAGATTGGAAACAGTTTATTAACCCCAAATGGTATTTGCTTTTGTTGCTTTCTTTTATTGTGATTTTGCCGGAATTATATGCTTTGTATACACAGTTCGATTTGCATCCGGAAAAGTTGGTTTTTGGAAGACATAATGTTTCAGGGTTGCGGTTTTTCTTTTGGGATAGTCAGTTTGGCCGATTTTTTAATACGGGACCAATTAAAGGTAGTGGCGACAAAACTTTCTTTTTGCATACAACACTTTGGGCATTTTTACCCTGGTCTGTCTTATTTGTTTTTTCTTTATTTAGAAGAAACAAAATAGCTAATCCTAAAAGATGGATTATTGCCGGAAGTGCTTTGTTAACTTTTATTTTATTTTCTTTATCCAAATTTCAATTGCCGCATTATATTATTATTCTTTTTCCACATTTCTCTATGTTTACAGCGGCTTATTTTTATTCTTTAAAAGATAAAAAGTCTTTTAAAAGCTTTGCCATCACGCAGCAAGTTATTTTTTATATAGCCATTGCAATGGTAATATTGCTCGCTTATATCACCGGACTGGATACTGCTTTTGTTATTTCGTTGGCCTTGGCAGCTTTTATTATTTCTCTTTTTCTTTTCAGGAGAAAACAAAATGGAGAGAAGATATTTTTTTACAGCTACGCTTTTGCAATAGTGCTGTATTTGTTTATGAACCTGTGCTTTTATCCATTTTTATTAAATTATCAAGGAGGATCAAGCGCTGCGAAATATACGAATGAGATTCAATCTACCATTAAATTAGGGATGTCGGGTTATTCTGTGTCGGCTACTACTTTTCGTTTCAATTCGGATAAGCCGGTTACCTATTTGGCAGATATAAATCAAGTGAATAGGTTTTTGCAAGTACCTCATTCAGCTGTTTTTATTGAACAAAGTAATTTAGACTCTTTAAAAATGATGAATAAGAATGTGGAGGTATTGCAAGAGTTTGATGATTTTCATGTAACACAATTAACATTGAAATTTCTTCAACAATCTACCAGGAAATCTGCTGTTGGGAAGACCTATTTAGTGGTATTAAAAAAATAA
- the tsaB gene encoding tRNA (adenosine(37)-N6)-threonylcarbamoyltransferase complex dimerization subunit type 1 TsaB, whose translation MALILSLDAATSSATVCLGKDQQLLATECNTEQKDHAAFLQKAIEEVFSKSKQKLKDIDAIAVSAGPGSYTGLRVGLASAKGLCYTLNKPLILLNTLQILAADAILEMNNPEALYCPMIDARRMEVFSALFSNQLNEVMTTNTFILTEEAFKEELDKTSKQIIFTGSGVEKWQKIAPKENYIFLQQTTPSAKSLNNLAQENYNQQRFADIAYSEPLYFKPFYTTAKTTS comes from the coding sequence ATGGCACTTATTTTATCACTTGATGCAGCAACTTCTTCTGCAACGGTGTGTTTGGGCAAGGACCAACAATTACTCGCTACTGAATGCAATACTGAGCAAAAAGACCATGCTGCATTTCTACAAAAAGCTATTGAAGAGGTTTTCAGTAAATCAAAACAAAAACTCAAAGATATAGATGCAATTGCAGTAAGTGCAGGTCCAGGCAGTTATACAGGTTTAAGAGTAGGTCTTGCTTCAGCAAAAGGCCTTTGCTATACACTTAATAAGCCGCTTATTTTACTTAATACCTTACAAATTTTAGCAGCAGACGCTATACTGGAAATGAATAATCCTGAAGCATTGTATTGCCCAATGATTGATGCAAGAAGAATGGAAGTTTTTTCAGCTTTATTTAGTAATCAACTAAACGAAGTAATGACCACTAATACATTTATACTCACCGAAGAGGCTTTTAAAGAAGAATTAGATAAAACATCAAAACAAATAATATTTACTGGAAGCGGTGTAGAGAAATGGCAAAAAATTGCACCCAAGGAAAACTATATCTTTTTGCAGCAAACAACACCTTCAGCCAAGTCATTAAATAATTTAGCGCAAGAAAATTATAACCAACAACGCTTTGCAGATATTGCTTACAGTGAACCTTTATATTTCAAACCTTTTTACACTACAGCAAAAACAACTTCTTAA